In Fusarium poae strain DAOMC 252244 chromosome Unknown contig_1, whole genome shotgun sequence, the following are encoded in one genomic region:
- a CDS encoding uncharacterized protein (TransMembrane:1 (i48-70o)~CAZy:GT64), which produces MSRSSSEYGSSFRSRSNREDELKQMTMETCHNAAPYCGYTPLNPRKKWMVLIMSIVGFIVCMTFASIYGLDYEGLREEEEMKEPMFADVRNLSTYTEEKSCGRRDEVANVTIWNDVVNKTSSLVEDMFTIAIQTYQRPVQLNKTIEHLTERKVPSLYEIVIVWNEVDVDPPADYMSKHGVLVRYRKSEKNSLNQKFLPDPLYRTQGILLSDDDWNYNATGDLEYVFQQWRRAGMHRLTGAFGRCWGNNEVTDTPIYDYKCAGRDSYSMVLTGLAFTHVSYLEYYHSEDEVMTSVRNLVDQTFNCEDIALNFVASMLTCEGPLLVLGKNKLDHQAARVGISSKPGHLKKRSRCLRKFVKMFGYIPLHDVKGYLKGGVYAQG; this is translated from the exons ATGTCTCGGTCGAGTAGCGAATATGGCTCCAGTTTCAGGTCTCGCTCAAATAGAGAAGACGAGTTAAAGCAAATGACCATGGAGACCTGTCACAACGCCGCACCCTATTGTGGTTACACACCTCTCAACCCCAGAAAGAAGTGGATGGTCCTCATAATGTCTATCGTGGGTTTCATCGTCTGCATGACCTTTGCATCTATATATGGGCTCGACTACGAAGGactgagggaagaagaggaaatgaAAGAGCCCATGTTCGCCGATGTTCGCAATCTTTCCACATACACAGAGGAAAAGAGCTGTGGAAGGCGCGATGAGGTTGCCAACGTGACTATCTGGAACGATGTCGTCAATAAGACCAGCAGTCTAGTTGAGGACATGTTTAC AATTGCTATCCAGACCTACCAGAGACCTGTCCAGTTGAACAAGACCATCGAGCATCTTACCGAGCGCAAAGTACCCTCACTCTATGAAATCGTCATTGTCTGGAACGAAGTGGACGTCGATCCTCCAGCTGACTACATGAGCAAACACGGCGTCCTCGTCCGCTACCGCAAATCCGAAAAGAATAGCCTGAACCAGAAGTTTCTCCCCGACCCTCTGTACAGGACGCAGGGAATCTTGCTCTCAGACGACGACTGGAACTACAACGCAACGGGGGATCTGGAGTACGTCTTTCAGCAATGGCGACGTGCGGGCATGCATCGCCTCACAGGAGCCTTTGGGCGCTGCTGGGGCAACAACGAGGTGACCGACACTCCGATATACGACTATAAATGCGCGGGCCGGGACAGCTACAGCATGGTCTTGACAGGTCTGGCTTTTACACATGTTTCCTACCTGGAATACTACCACTCGGAAGATGAGGTTATGACCAGCGTTCGGAACTTGGTAGACCAGACGTTTAACTGCGAAGACATTGCGCTTAATTTCGTCGCTAGTATGTTGACGTGTGAAGGACCGCTTCTGGTCCTTGGGAAAAACAAGCTAGACCATCAAGCTGCTCGAGTTGGTATCAGCTCTAAGCCTGGACATCTGAAAAAACGAAGTCGATGCTTGCGCAAGTTTGTAAAAATGTTTGGATACATTCCATTGCATGATGTTAAAGGCTATCTAAAAGGGGGCGTATACGCTCAAGGATGA
- a CDS encoding uncharacterized protein (TransMembrane:10 (o25-42i54-73o93-118i125-142o148-166i173-192o212-233i245-264o270-291i298-315o)) — MAGYTQLPLSSTGARQPDQPSSLKVGLYMVAWIVSSNITILFNKWLLDTAGFKYPILLVTWHLIFATVVTQILARTTSYLVSRHELPNTWDFFLTTVLPIGIVSSGSLVASNFVYLYLSVAVIQMLKAASPVSVLLVSWLFGVIDPTIGKIVNILAIAISVAVASAGMIEFSLIGFFFQMGGLAFEAVRVVMTQVMLNGEGLKMDAMVGLYYYAPVVAALNLLVACIIEIPYFDMADLHRVGFSILFLNAAVAFTLNFTSMVLISKTSGLVMSLSGIFKNILLVICSALIWHVTITPVQLFGYSLTLCALIYYSLGWEKLLEGYVTSVNWASGLMREVGSKQACQ; from the exons ATGGCAGGCTACACACAACTACCTTTATCATCGACAGGCGCAAGGCAGCCTGATCAGCCATCATCGCTCAAGGTTGGTCTATATATGGT GGCATGGATAGTTTCGTCCAATATAACCATTCTATTCAACAAATGGCTGCTTGATACAGCTGGATTCA AATACC CCATCTTATTAGTAACATGGCATCTCATCTTTGCCACGGTTGTCACACAGATCCTCGCACGTACAACAAGTTACCTTGTCAGCCGCCATGAACTTCCGAATACATGGGACTTCTTCCTCACGACAGTCCTGCCCATCGGAATCGTATCATCCGGATCATTGGTCGCCTCCAACTTCGTCTATCTGTACCTATCGGTGGCCGTAATCCAGATGCTGAAGGCGGCCTCGCCCGTCTCGGTGTTGCTCGTCTCGTGGCTCTTTGGCGTTATCGACCCGACTATCGGAAAGATTGTTAATATCCTTGCCATTGCCATAAGTGTCGCAGTCGCGAGCGCCGGCATGATTGAGTTCTCCCTAATCGGCTTTTTCTTCCAAATGGGCGGGCTCGCATTCGAAGCCGTGAGAGTTGTCATGACGCAGGTCATGCTCAACGGTGAGGGCTTAAAGATGGATGCCATGGTAGGTTTATACTACTACGCCCCCGTCGTCGCCGCCCTGAACCTTCTTGTGGCGTGTATCATCGAAATTCCGTACTTTGACATGGCCGACTTGCACCGAGTCGGCTTCTCCATCCTGTTCTTGAATGCTGCTGTTGCCTTTACGCTTAACTTTACAAGCATGGTTCTC ATTAGCAAGACATCGGGCCTTGTTATGTCTTTGTCCGGCATTTTCAAGAACATTCTGCTTGTCATCTGCTCCGCCCTGATCTGGCATGTAACAATAACACCCGTGCAGCTCTTCGGGTACAGTCTCACACTGTGTGCGCTTATCTACTACTCGCTTGGGTGGGAAAAGTTATTAGAAGGCTACGTGACTTCCGTAAATTGGGCATCAGGTCTAATGAGGGAGGTGGGTTCCAAGCAGGCTTGTCAataa